A stretch of Mesorhizobium sp. M2A.F.Ca.ET.046.03.2.1 DNA encodes these proteins:
- a CDS encoding glycosyltransferase family 39 protein, with product MSRTSESVHLWPVAATAERNPPSIWNGLIRHPWRLLALLCLTQIACWTVMPALVNVGPPYDVVEGFMWGREWVLLTYKHPQLPCWLLEISHLLTGSFRWPQYMLSQLLISTTFILVYLLARDIMGSTRALAAVLLMPSIYFFGWPTPQFNHDYAQMPFWAGISWLLWRAARDGRPGWWLALGVVSGLGLYAKFSTALLLVFGGIWLLYDSRARNRLATPWPWLGLAVFLGIAAPLAVELFRLDFLPLTYAAHRNEWVLAHRARLYYIGVQLAGLSAVPVVLALSGLLRRRTSPAQEPLQPQPAPERRAIIYLAWMGLGPALLIMIASLFTGTGESWGATMYNLVGALAIALLGHRLGATELRRLTVLALLCVVAVSSAYAVTRWTGCNVRGHLQPMCWPAQSISRTAEAIWHDAVPGPLGIVGGEDGVARLAGLEAADQPSIFTALDRRLAPWITDQRLRDQGMLLVWPKGWPLTPQQLAWTDGLPVKTVSFDWSLRAPPLEINFAVIPPGRSSFPGDPPGPPDPE from the coding sequence ATGTCGAGAACCAGCGAATCCGTTCATCTTTGGCCGGTGGCAGCCACCGCGGAACGCAATCCGCCTTCGATCTGGAACGGACTGATCCGGCATCCATGGCGATTGCTGGCGCTTTTGTGCCTCACCCAGATCGCTTGCTGGACCGTCATGCCGGCGCTCGTCAATGTTGGGCCGCCATACGACGTCGTCGAGGGGTTCATGTGGGGCCGCGAATGGGTTCTGCTGACCTACAAACACCCGCAGTTACCCTGCTGGCTGCTTGAGATCAGCCATCTACTGACCGGCTCGTTCCGCTGGCCGCAATATATGCTTTCGCAACTGCTGATCTCGACGACTTTCATCCTGGTCTATCTTCTCGCACGCGACATCATGGGGTCGACCCGCGCTCTCGCCGCGGTGTTGCTGATGCCCTCGATCTATTTCTTCGGTTGGCCGACCCCGCAATTCAACCACGACTATGCACAGATGCCTTTCTGGGCCGGCATCTCATGGCTGTTGTGGCGCGCCGCGCGCGACGGACGGCCCGGCTGGTGGCTCGCCCTCGGCGTCGTCTCCGGCCTGGGACTCTACGCCAAGTTCTCGACGGCTTTGCTGCTGGTTTTCGGCGGCATCTGGCTCTTATACGATAGCCGTGCCCGGAACCGGCTCGCCACCCCATGGCCGTGGCTTGGCCTTGCGGTTTTCCTTGGCATCGCGGCACCGCTGGCGGTCGAGCTTTTCCGACTCGATTTCCTGCCGCTGACCTACGCCGCGCACCGCAACGAATGGGTCCTCGCCCACCGCGCCAGGCTTTACTATATCGGCGTTCAGCTTGCCGGGCTTTCCGCTGTTCCCGTCGTTCTTGCTCTGTCCGGCCTGCTGCGGCGGCGAACAAGCCCCGCGCAGGAGCCCTTGCAGCCCCAGCCGGCTCCCGAGCGGCGCGCTATTATCTATCTGGCGTGGATGGGTCTGGGGCCAGCGCTCCTCATCATGATCGCCTCGCTGTTCACAGGCACCGGCGAGTCCTGGGGCGCGACGATGTACAATCTCGTGGGCGCCCTGGCGATCGCGCTCCTGGGCCACCGGCTGGGAGCGACGGAATTGCGCCGGTTGACGGTGCTGGCCCTGCTATGCGTGGTCGCCGTATCGAGCGCCTACGCCGTCACCCGCTGGACCGGCTGCAACGTCCGCGGTCACCTGCAGCCGATGTGCTGGCCGGCGCAATCGATCTCGCGGACAGCCGAGGCGATCTGGCATGACGCGGTGCCCGGGCCGTTAGGCATTGTCGGCGGCGAAGACGGCGTGGCCCGGCTCGCCGGGCTGGAAGCCGCGGACCAGCCTTCCATCTTCACGGCTCTCGACAGGCGCCTCGCACCATGGATCACCGACCAGCGCCTGCGGGATCAGGGAATGCTGCTGGTGTGGCCGAAAGGCTGGCCACTCACGCCGCAGCAATTGGCCTGGACCGACGGCCTGCCGGTCAAGACGGTGTCCTTCGACTGGTCGCTCAGGGCGCCGCCCCTGGAGATCAACTTCGCTGTCATTCCACCCGGCAGATCGAGTTTCCCGGGAGACCCGCCCGGGCCGCCCGACCCGGAATGA
- a CDS encoding RES family NAD+ phosphorylase gives MSLPTWTPGALSSEAVRLEGKYWRMVEAQHRVSTLKLVDTLDEQSLLEDLVEDTKPHIPLECRHLHYLLATPFRYGSVYPYGSRFRRAGKTKGVYYAAETVLTAVAEMAFYRLLFFAESPATPWPNDAAEYTAFAAAIKCESAIDLTRPPLDRNEKAWALPTDYTACQAIADVAREAEIQAIRYRSVRDPKGANIALLTCKGFAKARPLEPQTWRIRIGSFGLQAICEFPDKRLEFSRTAFADPRLAGMRWERGH, from the coding sequence ATGTCATTGCCTACCTGGACTCCCGGCGCGCTCTCGTCTGAGGCCGTCAGGCTCGAAGGCAAATACTGGCGCATGGTGGAGGCGCAGCACCGCGTGTCGACCCTCAAGCTGGTCGACACGCTCGACGAGCAGTCGCTGCTCGAGGACCTCGTCGAGGACACCAAGCCCCATATCCCGCTGGAATGCCGCCACCTCCATTATCTGCTGGCGACGCCTTTCCGCTACGGCTCCGTCTATCCTTACGGCTCGCGCTTCCGTCGCGCGGGCAAGACGAAAGGCGTCTACTACGCGGCCGAGACAGTGCTGACGGCGGTGGCGGAGATGGCCTTCTACCGCTTGCTGTTCTTTGCGGAGTCGCCGGCGACGCCATGGCCGAACGATGCGGCGGAATACACTGCCTTCGCCGCCGCGATCAAATGCGAGAGCGCGATCGACCTGACGCGGCCGCCGCTCGATCGGAACGAGAAGGCCTGGGCGCTGCCCACCGATTACACCGCCTGTCAGGCGATCGCCGATGTCGCGCGCGAAGCCGAGATACAGGCGATCCGCTATCGCTCGGTACGCGATCCCAAGGGCGCCAACATCGCTTTGTTGACGTGCAAGGGCTTTGCCAAGGCCAGGCCGCTGGAGCCACAGACCTGGCGCATCCGGATCGGCTCTTTCGGCCTGCAGGCGATCTGCGAATTTCCCGATAAGCGGCTGGAATTCTCACGCACCGCTTTTGCCGATCCGCGACTGGCTGGAATGCGTTGGGAACGCGGCCATTGA
- a CDS encoding antitoxin Xre/MbcA/ParS toxin-binding domain-containing protein produces MQRPVAAATAAENAVITKATLRAADLLDITARTLALVIGVSEATISRMRKQEFLLERGTKPFELAVLFVRLFRSLDAIVGGDETVARAWLRNPNITLDGTPLEKILTIAGLVDVIAYLDSRRALV; encoded by the coding sequence ATGCAACGTCCAGTCGCGGCCGCGACGGCGGCCGAAAACGCCGTCATCACCAAGGCCACACTGCGCGCGGCCGACCTGCTCGATATCACCGCCAGGACGCTCGCTTTGGTCATCGGTGTGTCGGAGGCAACGATCTCGCGCATGCGCAAACAGGAGTTCCTGCTCGAACGCGGCACCAAGCCCTTCGAGCTGGCGGTGCTGTTCGTCCGCCTGTTCCGCTCGCTCGACGCCATCGTCGGCGGCGACGAGACTGTGGCGCGGGCATGGCTGAGGAATCCCAACATCACGCTCGACGGCACGCCGCTCGAGAAAATCCTGACCATTGCCGGACTTGTCGATGTCATTGCCTACCTGGACTCCCGGCGCGCTCTCGTCTGA
- a CDS encoding diguanylate cyclase: protein MQPAAVPTDRNTDIASTVVATMRQLGVLGMPRNYEIFYEALSGSNHELSLAVVSLSNRPTQEDLDGIGRIFFPQHHGPAIVEHAREMVAKELEDIAALLRSERSHIEKYGRLLDETSSGLSNRSLLSQELLQKIAGAMSAATSSTIDHGRQIASTLSEKTAELESVKSKLEEYKRLADTDPLTQLWNRRAFDKEITRIYNSNRGILFNALILADIDHFKDINDRYGHPVGDRILQIIAEIFQSSVRADMFVARTGGEEFALIVEGASEDATYEIAERIRALIEQTPFTSSQTGMNYGTVTVSLGICMASEAENPEDLYTKADRALYRSKVGGRNRVTRHSATGGRAGKGWLLYKKD, encoded by the coding sequence ATGCAGCCGGCAGCCGTTCCCACCGACAGGAATACCGACATCGCCAGCACCGTCGTGGCGACGATGCGGCAGCTCGGCGTGCTTGGCATGCCCCGCAACTATGAAATCTTCTACGAGGCGCTCAGCGGCAGCAATCACGAACTCAGCCTTGCCGTCGTCTCGTTGAGCAACCGACCGACCCAGGAGGACCTCGACGGCATCGGGCGCATCTTCTTCCCCCAGCATCACGGACCGGCCATCGTCGAACATGCCCGCGAGATGGTCGCCAAGGAGCTCGAGGACATCGCCGCGCTGTTGCGCAGCGAGCGCTCGCATATCGAGAAATACGGCCGTCTGCTCGACGAGACCTCGAGCGGACTGAGCAACCGCAGTCTGCTTTCGCAGGAACTCCTGCAGAAGATCGCTGGCGCAATGTCGGCCGCCACCAGCTCGACGATCGACCATGGCCGCCAGATCGCCAGCACGCTCAGCGAAAAGACGGCCGAGCTTGAAAGCGTCAAGTCGAAACTCGAGGAATACAAACGGCTTGCCGACACCGATCCGCTCACGCAACTGTGGAACCGACGCGCCTTCGACAAGGAGATCACCCGGATCTACAACAGCAATCGCGGCATCCTGTTCAACGCCTTGATCCTTGCCGATATCGATCATTTCAAGGACATAAACGATCGCTACGGCCACCCGGTCGGCGACAGGATCCTGCAGATCATCGCCGAGATCTTCCAGTCCAGCGTGCGTGCCGACATGTTCGTCGCGCGCACCGGCGGCGAGGAGTTTGCGCTCATCGTCGAAGGCGCCAGCGAGGACGCCACATACGAGATCGCCGAGCGCATCCGGGCGCTGATCGAGCAGACCCCGTTCACCAGCAGCCAGACCGGCATGAACTACGGCACCGTCACCGTATCGCTGGGCATCTGTATGGCCTCGGAGGCGGAAAACCCCGAGGATCTCTACACCAAGGCGGACCGCGCGCTTTACCGCTCCAAGGTCGGCGGCCGCAACCGCGTGACAAGGCACTCGGCCACCGGCGGACGAGCTGGCAAAGGCTGGCTGCTTTACAAGAAAGACTGA
- a CDS encoding GFA family protein — MDDNHRGSCLCGAVRFRTSGPLRGVVYCHCSQCRRQTGHFVAATASRDADIVIEGSDALSWYGASDVAKRGFCRTCGSLLFWKHNELDTISIMAGSFERPSGLTAESHIFVGDKGDYYSIEDGLPQFEKSTPSIKVADG, encoded by the coding sequence ATGGACGACAACCACAGGGGATCGTGCCTGTGCGGGGCGGTGCGTTTCAGGACGAGTGGCCCGCTGCGCGGCGTCGTCTATTGCCATTGCTCGCAATGTCGCCGGCAGACCGGCCATTTCGTCGCGGCTACCGCCTCCAGGGATGCCGATATCGTCATAGAAGGGTCCGACGCGCTCAGCTGGTACGGTGCTTCCGATGTGGCGAAACGCGGCTTCTGTCGGACCTGCGGCTCGCTGCTCTTCTGGAAGCACAATGAACTGGACACGATTTCCATCATGGCCGGATCCTTCGAGAGGCCGAGCGGCCTCACGGCGGAAAGCCACATCTTCGTGGGCGACAAAGGCGATTACTATTCGATCGAGGACGGGCTGCCGCAGTTCGAGAAATCGACGCCGTCGATAAAGGTCGCCGACGGATGA
- a CDS encoding diacylglycerol kinase, translated as MQRLVDAFINSVRAFRKLAAHEKAFQQELLLLALALPAGWFISVSWRGYALLIGAVLLLIMVEVLNTGIEAACDAISREFHIEIQLAKDCGSLAVLISIVIAGGVWGIALIERLTGAPI; from the coding sequence ATGCAGCGGCTGGTTGACGCTTTCATCAATTCGGTTCGGGCCTTCCGCAAGTTGGCCGCTCACGAAAAGGCATTCCAGCAGGAGTTGCTTTTGCTTGCGCTGGCGCTGCCAGCCGGCTGGTTCATCTCGGTCTCCTGGCGCGGTTATGCCCTTTTGATCGGCGCGGTTCTGCTGTTGATCATGGTCGAAGTGCTCAACACCGGCATCGAGGCGGCCTGCGACGCGATCTCGCGCGAATTCCACATCGAAATCCAGCTCGCCAAGGATTGCGGGTCACTGGCGGTGTTGATTTCGATCGTGATCGCCGGCGGGGTCTGGGGAATCGCCTTGATCGAGCGCCTCACCGGCGCGCCGATCTGA
- a CDS encoding DedA family protein: protein MNETIHRLIEQYGLIAVFLGCVAEGESAAILGGFFAHQHVFVLWQTFVAAFLGAFAGDTFFFTLGRSFAEHRYVRRLRRRPGFSRAYRLLNTHPNIFVLTNRYIYGMRLVGGIAAGLSTVPMPRFVILNAISSAVWAALFSAIGYVFGLGAERMVDQAFERHERLLIALGVGVGVAIIAWLVGHHFAGRERAKEDRAGS from the coding sequence ATGAACGAAACCATCCACCGCCTCATCGAGCAATATGGGCTGATCGCGGTCTTCCTGGGCTGCGTCGCCGAAGGCGAAAGTGCCGCGATCCTTGGCGGTTTCTTCGCTCATCAGCACGTCTTCGTGCTGTGGCAGACTTTTGTGGCCGCCTTCCTCGGCGCCTTCGCCGGCGACACGTTCTTCTTCACCCTCGGCCGCAGCTTCGCCGAGCATCGCTATGTGAGGAGGTTGCGCAGGCGGCCGGGCTTCAGCCGCGCCTACCGCCTGCTCAACACCCATCCCAACATCTTCGTGCTGACCAACCGCTACATCTACGGCATGCGGCTGGTCGGCGGTATCGCTGCAGGCCTGTCGACCGTGCCGATGCCGCGCTTCGTCATCCTGAATGCCATCTCTTCCGCCGTCTGGGCGGCCCTGTTCAGCGCCATCGGCTATGTCTTCGGCCTGGGCGCGGAGCGCATGGTGGACCAGGCGTTCGAGCGGCATGAGCGCCTGCTCATTGCCCTTGGCGTCGGCGTCGGCGTCGCAATCATTGCCTGGCTGGTCGGCCATCATTTTGCCGGACGCGAACGCGCCAAGGAAGATCGGGCAGGATCCTGA
- a CDS encoding DUF1003 domain-containing protein, which yields MNKIVEDMANRLLKRKPDGFGPLESRVLQSTLERTTITRDTNKAVAFHETYGDRVADAIARIGGSWSFILGFLAFLALWTAGNAWLLTRDAFDPYPFIFLNLVLSMLAAIQAPVIMMSQNRQTERDRIDAAHDYEVNLKAEIEIMALHEKLDELRHSEIIGMRDEILRMAEQIRRIDEKLSARSATE from the coding sequence ATGAACAAGATCGTCGAGGACATGGCGAACCGCTTGCTCAAGCGAAAGCCGGACGGCTTTGGTCCGCTCGAGAGCCGCGTGCTTCAATCGACGCTCGAGCGCACCACCATCACACGCGACACCAACAAGGCCGTCGCCTTCCACGAGACCTATGGCGACCGCGTCGCCGACGCGATCGCCAGGATCGGCGGCTCCTGGTCCTTCATCCTCGGCTTCCTGGCGTTTCTCGCCCTCTGGACTGCCGGCAATGCCTGGCTGCTGACGCGCGACGCCTTCGACCCCTACCCCTTCATTTTCCTCAACCTTGTGCTGTCGATGCTGGCGGCGATCCAGGCGCCGGTGATCATGATGTCGCAGAACCGCCAGACCGAGCGCGACCGCATCGACGCGGCGCACGACTACGAGGTCAATCTGAAGGCCGAGATCGAGATCATGGCCCTGCATGAAAAGCTCGACGAGCTGCGCCACAGCGAGATCATCGGCATGCGAGACGAGATCCTGCGCATGGCCGAACAGATCAGGCGCATCGACGAGAAACTGTCCGCGCGGTCGGCAACCGAATGA
- a CDS encoding DNA-3-methyladenine glycosylase I, with translation MLDFQKIHARAAKRKGGEAVLAPLLGPAPDNKAVAKVPDDRILSTIAERIFAAGFVWRVIEQKWPGFEEAFLGFEPKRLLFQPDDFWHELASDSRIVRNPQKIRSVRDNAAFVDRVSKEHGSFGKFIAAWPADDQIGLTAYLAKHGSRLGGNTGQYFLRWLEWDTFVVSADMAAALRDAGLDIAENPTSKRDLEKIQAQINQWSAETGLPRRHISRILAMSIGENRSAEALREYMGD, from the coding sequence ATGCTCGATTTCCAGAAAATCCACGCGCGGGCGGCAAAGCGCAAGGGCGGGGAGGCGGTGCTCGCTCCGCTGCTTGGCCCTGCGCCCGACAACAAGGCGGTGGCGAAAGTCCCCGACGACCGCATTCTCTCCACCATTGCCGAGCGCATTTTCGCCGCCGGCTTCGTGTGGCGTGTCATCGAGCAGAAATGGCCGGGTTTCGAGGAGGCGTTCCTCGGCTTCGAGCCGAAGCGGCTTCTGTTCCAGCCGGACGACTTCTGGCACGAGTTGGCATCCGACAGCCGCATCGTGCGCAACCCGCAGAAGATCAGGTCGGTGCGCGACAACGCCGCCTTCGTCGACCGCGTCTCGAAGGAGCATGGCAGCTTCGGCAAATTCATTGCCGCCTGGCCGGCGGACGATCAGATCGGCCTGACCGCCTATCTGGCCAAGCATGGCAGCCGGCTCGGCGGCAACACGGGCCAGTATTTCCTGCGCTGGCTGGAATGGGACACGTTCGTCGTTTCCGCCGACATGGCGGCGGCCTTGCGCGATGCCGGCCTCGACATAGCCGAGAACCCAACCTCGAAGCGGGACCTCGAAAAAATCCAGGCGCAGATCAACCAATGGTCGGCCGAGACCGGCCTGCCGCGCCGCCACATCTCGCGCATCCTGGCGATGTCGATCGGCGAGAACCGCTCGGCGGAGGCGCTGCGCGAATATATGGGCGATTAG
- a CDS encoding NAD+ synthase, with product MTKTAPDILRIAVAQLNPTVGDVAGNLAKAREARADAARQGADLVLYTELFLAGYPPEDLVLKPSFLKACEKAAEDFAKDTADGGPGVIIGTPLKRKTGTHNSIVVADGGKIIAERYKLDLPNYGEFDEKRVFQAGPELQGPVNFRGVRIGVPICEDIWGDIAVCETLAESGAEILLVPNGSPYYRAKIDVRHQVVIRQVIETGLPIVYANQLGGQDELIFDGASFAIGADKTLAFQMSQFEDAIDVTTWKREGNTWVCSEGPMSKVPEREEADYRACMLGLRDYVNKNGFKNVVLGLSGGIDSAICAALAVDALGEERLRTVMMPYRYTSKDSLKDAEDCARALGCRYDIVPISEPVEGFKHALTQLFEGTQEGITEENLQSRARGTILMAISNKFGSMVVTTGNKSEMSVGYATLYGDMNGGFNPIKDLYKMQVYALSRWRNSHVPPGALGPSGEVIPKNIIDKAPSAELRENQTDQDSLPPYPVLDDILECLVENEMSVDDIVARGHDRATVTRVEHLLYIAEYKRRQAAPGVKITRKNFGRDRRYPITNRFRDRG from the coding sequence ATGACCAAGACCGCTCCTGATATCCTGCGCATCGCCGTCGCCCAGCTCAACCCGACTGTCGGCGACGTCGCCGGCAATCTGGCAAAAGCGCGCGAGGCGAGGGCGGACGCGGCGCGACAGGGCGCCGACCTGGTGCTCTACACCGAGCTCTTCCTCGCCGGTTATCCGCCGGAAGATCTGGTGCTGAAGCCTTCCTTCCTCAAGGCCTGCGAGAAGGCGGCCGAAGATTTCGCCAAGGACACCGCCGATGGCGGACCCGGCGTCATCATCGGCACGCCGCTGAAGCGCAAGACCGGCACGCATAATTCCATCGTCGTCGCCGACGGTGGCAAGATCATCGCCGAGCGCTACAAGCTCGATCTGCCCAACTACGGCGAGTTCGATGAGAAGCGCGTCTTCCAGGCCGGACCTGAACTGCAGGGGCCGGTCAACTTCCGCGGCGTGCGCATCGGCGTCCCGATCTGCGAGGATATCTGGGGCGACATCGCGGTCTGTGAGACGCTGGCCGAAAGCGGCGCCGAGATCCTGCTGGTGCCGAACGGCTCGCCCTATTACCGCGCCAAGATCGACGTGCGCCACCAGGTCGTCATCCGCCAGGTCATCGAAACCGGCTTGCCGATCGTCTACGCCAACCAGCTTGGCGGCCAGGATGAGCTGATCTTCGACGGGGCTTCCTTCGCGATCGGCGCCGACAAGACGCTTGCCTTCCAGATGAGCCAGTTCGAGGACGCGATCGACGTCACCACTTGGAAGAGAGAGGGGAACACCTGGGTCTGCTCGGAAGGCCCGATGTCGAAGGTGCCCGAGCGGGAAGAGGCGGACTATCGCGCCTGCATGCTCGGCCTGCGCGACTACGTCAACAAGAACGGCTTCAAGAACGTCGTGCTCGGCCTCTCCGGCGGCATCGATTCGGCGATCTGCGCGGCCTTGGCCGTCGATGCGCTGGGCGAGGAGCGGCTGCGCACCGTGATGATGCCCTACCGCTATACGTCGAAGGATTCGCTGAAGGACGCCGAGGACTGCGCGCGCGCGCTCGGTTGTCGTTATGACATCGTGCCGATCTCCGAGCCGGTCGAAGGCTTCAAGCATGCGCTGACGCAGCTCTTCGAGGGCACCCAGGAAGGCATCACCGAGGAAAACCTGCAGAGCCGTGCGCGCGGCACGATCCTGATGGCGATCTCGAACAAATTCGGTTCGATGGTGGTCACCACCGGCAACAAGAGCGAGATGTCCGTCGGCTACGCCACGCTTTACGGCGACATGAATGGCGGCTTCAATCCGATCAAGGATCTCTACAAGATGCAGGTCTACGCGCTGTCGCGCTGGCGCAATTCGCATGTGCCGCCGGGCGCGCTCGGTCCTTCCGGCGAGGTCATTCCGAAGAACATCATCGACAAGGCGCCATCGGCGGAACTGCGCGAGAACCAGACCGACCAGGATTCGCTGCCGCCCTATCCGGTGCTGGACGACATCCTGGAATGCCTGGTCGAGAACGAGATGAGCGTCGACGACATCGTCGCGCGCGGCCATGACCGGGCGACGGTGACCCGTGTCGAGCACCTGCTCTACATCGCCGAATACAAGCGCCGGCAGGCGGCGCCCGGCGTGAAGATCACGCGGAAGAATTTCGGCCGCGACCGCCGTTATCCAATCACCAACCGGTTCCGGGATCGCGGTTGA
- a CDS encoding GNAT family N-acetyltransferase — protein MQDIEISFDLSRIDFRATSDQLMQSYWGASRTDEAHRRAFDNSLCAGAYLDGEQVGFARAITDYTVFAYVADVIIWPQHRGRGIGKRLVQALIDHPEVSTVTHWSLSTDDAHSLYEKFGFKASTDGRYMRLDRKAGKPTA, from the coding sequence ATGCAAGACATAGAAATCAGCTTCGACCTGTCGCGGATCGATTTCCGGGCAACGTCCGATCAGCTCATGCAAAGCTATTGGGGCGCGTCGCGGACCGACGAGGCCCACCGCCGGGCCTTCGACAACTCGCTCTGCGCCGGCGCCTATCTCGATGGCGAGCAGGTCGGCTTCGCCCGCGCGATCACCGACTACACGGTCTTTGCCTATGTCGCCGACGTCATCATCTGGCCACAGCATCGCGGTCGGGGGATCGGCAAGCGGCTCGTCCAGGCGCTGATCGATCATCCCGAAGTCAGCACGGTGACGCATTGGAGCCTGTCGACCGACGACGCCCACAGCCTCTACGAGAAGTTCGGATTCAAGGCGTCGACCGACGGACGCTACATGCGGCTGGATCGCAAAGCGGGCAAGCCGACGGCTTAA